CGGAGTCGCGCAGACGATGCCGTCACAGCCGAAGCCGGTCACGGGGCGCCCGTCGATCTCCAGGACCACCTCCAGCATCCGCTCCGGGGACACCTTCTGGACCGCGGCCTCGTTCAGCGCCCAGTCCCGGTGGACGACGTCGCCGTTCGTCCGCACGATCACGTCGAGGGTCATCCGCTCCTCGACCTCGTACGCGCGCGTCACGACCCGGTCCACGACCTTGTCCAGGTCGTCGCGCTCGGCCTCGGCGAGGAAGCCGACCCGGCCCAGGTTGACGCCGAGCATCGGCACGCCCGAGGCGCGCGCGAACTCGGCGCCCCGCAGCAGGGTCCCGTCGCCGCCCAGCACCACCAGCAGCTCGCACCCGTCGAGCACCCCCGGCGTGGACTCGGTGACGAGCTCCACCTCCGGCGGCAGCGGCAGGTCCACCGCCTCGTGGGCGAAGACCCGTACGCCCAGCCCGCAGCGCAGCAGCCCCTTGACGACCAGCTCGGCGCTGCGGATGGCCGCCGGCCGTCCGGTGTGCGCGAGCAGGAATACGGTCCGTTCCCCCGGAAAATCTGTCACTGAGGCCCCTCCGCCACTGCACGGTCAACATCCGCCGGGTCGAGCGCCGGTGCCCCCGCCCTCAGCCACAGAAAGTACTCGACGTTCCCGGACGGCCCCGGCAGCGGACTGGCGGTCACTCCCAGGACACCCAGTCCGAGGCCCGCGGCCTGGGCCGCCACCCCGCGCACGGCTTCCGCCCGCAGCTCCGGGCTGCGCACGACGCCGCCGCCGCCCAGCCGGTCCTTGCCGACCTCGAACTGCGGCTTGACCATCAGCACCAGGTCGGCGTCCGGCGCCGTGCACCGCACCAGCGCGGGCAGCACCAGGCCGATGGAGATGAAGGACAGGTCGCCGACGACGAGGTCCACCGGGACGCCGTCGATCTGCTCGACCGTCAGTTCGCGCACGTTCGTACGGTCCTTCACGGTGACCCGGTCGTCGCTCTGCAGCGACCAGGCGAGCTGCCCGTATCCGACGTCGACGGCCATCACGTGGGCCGCACCGGCGCGCAGCAGCACGTCGGTGAAGCCGCCGGTGGAGGCGCCGGCGTCCAGCGCCCGGCGGCCCTCGACCCGCAGCCCCTGCGGCTGGAAGGCCGCGAGGGCGCCCGCGAGCTTGTGTCCGCCGCGTGAGACGTAGTCGGGGTCGGCGTCGTCCTTGAGGACCACGAGGGCCGCGCTGGTCTCGACCTGGGTGGCGGCCTTGGTCGCGGTGGTGCCTCCCACGGTCACCCGGCCCGCGGCGATCAGCTGCGCGGCGTGCTCGCGCGAGCGGGCCATGCTGCGGCGTACCAGTTCGGCGTCCAGGCGGCGGCGTGCCACTCCTGCCACGTTCGGTTCAGCTCCTGTTTTCGTACGGTCCGGGGACGGGCGGTGCGTCCAGCGCCGTCAGCGCCTCGCGCAGCCCCCGGTGGACATCCTCGTACACGCCGAGGTGTCCGTCCGCCCCGAGGTGGTCCGCGTCCGCCAGCCGCGCCAGGTGCGCGTCCACGCCGGTGTGGCCGGTGGGGGTGCGTACGACGCCCAGCGGAACGGGCCCGGACGGCCCGGCGGGCTCCGCCGGGGCCTCGGCCCGGGTCTCGGCTGCTTCGTCGGTCATGCCATGACGCTACCGCGAAGCGCCCCCGCGGCCACGTGCGGCTCTGCGGTACGGTCGTGATCACGATGGCTACGATCCAGGAGTGCCGTGAAGCACTCGACCGACTCTCCGACAACCTCGCGCGGGCGGAGGCCGGCGTGCGCGGTGCGGCCGCGTTCGACCGCTCCCTCAGCTGCCACATCACGGACCTGGACCAGACGTTCACGGGCCGCCTCGACGGGGGCCGGATCCGGGTGGACGCGGTCGCCGCGGGCCCGCCCGCGCAGAAGGCCGAGATCCGCCTCGCCATGACCGGCGACGACCTGGTCGCGCTGGTCGCGGGCGAGCTGAAGTTCGCGAAGGCCTGGGCCTCGGGCCGGGTCAGGCTGGAGGCGGGCTTCCGCGACCTGCTACGGCTGAAGAGCCTGCTCTAGGGCGTGTTGCGAAAGTGGCGTCGTCCGCCCGCAGGGCGGTGCTCGCCGTGTCTGGTGCGGTGCCTCGCAAGGCGGAGGGTCGCCCGCGTACCGGTCGTACGCGGGCGACCCCGACAACGCGGCGAGGTGCCGTGCCAGCCACCGCGAGCCAGACGAGACTTTCGCAACACGCCCTAGAGGCGTCCCACCAGCCGGGTCGGGGCCCGCGGGGCCCTACAGGGCCCCGGCCTCTGCCGCCGCCTGGGTGCGGGAGCGGCGGGCCGCCGGGATCACCAGCGGCGTCCCCGTCTCCGGGTCGTCGATGACCTGGCAGCGCAGCCCGAACACCTTCTCCACGAGCTCCGCCGTGACCACCTCCCGCGGCGGCCCCTCGGCGACGACCTCGCCGCCCCGCATCGCGATCAGGTGGGTGGCGTAGCGGGCGGCGTGGTTGAGGTCGTGCAGCACGGCGACGAGGGTGCGCCCCTGCGTCTCGTGCAGTTCGGCGCACAGGTCCAGGACGTCGATCTGGTGCTGGATGTCCAGGTACGTCGTCGGCTCGTCGAGCAGCAGCAGCGGGGTCTGCTGGGCCAGGGCCATCGCGATCCAGACGCGCTGCCGCTGACCGCCCGACAGCTCGTCGACGGCCCGGTCGGCGAGCTCGGCCACGCCGGTCGAGGCCATCGACTCGTTGACGATGCGCTCGTCCTCCGGCGACCACTGCCGCAGCAGCCCCTGGTGCGGGTACCGGCCGCGCGAGACGAGGTCGGCCACCGTGATGCCGTCGGGCGCGATCGAGGACTGCGGGAGCAGGCCGAGGGTCTTGGCGACCTTCTTCGCGGGCATCGACCCGATGGCCTGCCCGTCCAGCAGCACCCGCCCCCGGGACGGCTTCAGCATCCGCGACAGGGCCCGCAGGAGTGTGGACTTGCCGCAGGCGTTGGGGCCGACGATCACCGTGAAGGAGTTGTCGGGGATCTCCACCGACAGGTTCTCGGCGATGACCCGCTGGTCGTAGCCGAGGGTCACGTTCTCCGCGGTCAACCGCTGCACTTGCGCACTCCTGAGGTTCATATACGTCCTGCCTTGCGCTCGGTGACGAGCAGCCAGAGCAGATAGACACCGCCGACCAGTCCGGTCACCACACCCACCGGCAGCTGGTCCGCGCCGAAGGCCCGCTGCGAGGCCCAGTCCGAGAGCAGCAGCACCACCGAGCCCATGAGGGCGCCGGTGAGCAGGTTCGCGCCGGGCGAGCGGGTCAGCCGCCGCGCCAGCTGCGGCGCGGCCAGCGCGACGAAGCTGATCGGCCCGGCCGCGGCGCTCGCGGCCGTGGTCAGCAGGATCGCGGCCAGCATCAGCAGCAGCCGGGTGCGCTCCACCCGTACTCCCACCGCGTACGCGGCGTCGTCGCCCATCTCGATCATCCGCAGGGCCCGGCTCTGCCCCAGCACCAGCGGGAACAGCACCGCGCAGGTCAGCAGCAGCGGCCACACCTGCGCCCAGTCCCGGCCGGCCAGCGAACCGGTCAGCCAGACCATCGCCCGTGAGGCCTCCACCAGCTGGGCCTTGGTGAGCAGGTACTGGATGACGGCCACCAGCATCGCGGAGGCGCCGATGCCGACCAGGACGAGCCGGTAGCCGTGGATGCCCCGCTTGTAGGCCAGCAGGTAGACGGCGGCGCCGGCCAGCAGCCCGCCGATGAGCGCGCCGACGGCCACCTCGGTCGCCGAGCCGTTCATCAGGACGATGACGACGAGGGCGCCGACCGCGGAGCCGTAGGAGAAGCCGAGCAGGTCGGGCGAGCCGAGCGGGTTGCGGGTCACCGACTGGAAGACGGCTCCGGCCATGCCGAGCGCGGCGCCGACGAGCAGGGCGACCAGCACCCGGGGCAGCCGCAGGTCGTTGACGATGAAGTCGTTGGCGGGGGTGCCGTTGCCGAGGAGGGTCTGTACGACGTCCCACGGCGCGATGTCGAAGTCCCCCGTGCCGATGAGCAGGACGGCCATCACGAACGCGGCGAGGACGAGCAGGACGCCGACGGCCAGGGCGCGCCGCTCGATCCGCAGCGACACGCTGCCGGGGAGCCGCACGGGACGTGCTTTGGCGGTCACGGTCACAGCTGGGCCATCCTCTTGCGCCGGACGAGGTAGATGAAGACGGGCCCGCCGATGAGGGCGGTGACGATCCCGACCTGGAGCTCGGCGGGCCGGGTCACGACCCTGCCGACGACGTCCGCGCCGAGCAGCAGGACGGGCGACAGGACGGCCGAGTACGCGAGCACCCAGCGCATGTCCGGCCCGGTGAACACGCGCACGAGGTGCGGGATCATCAGGCCGATGAAGACGATCGGCCCGCAGGCGGCGGTCGCCGCACCGCACAGCAGGGTGATGGCGAGCATCGCGCCGACCCGGGTCCTCGTCAGGTTCGCGCCCAGCGCCCGGGCCGTGTCGTCGCCCATGGCCATCGCGTTGAGCGGCCGGCCGAGCGCCAGCGCGAGCACCGCGCCGACCAGCAGGAAGGGAGCGACCTGCCGGACCGTGTCCATGTTGGCCGAGGCCAGCGAGCCGACCGTCCAGAAGCGCAGCTTGTCCAGCGCCTTGCTGTCCATCAGCTGTACGGCGTTGATGTAGCCGACGAGGGCCGCGCTGGCCGCCGTACCGGCGAGCGCGAGGCGCACCGGTGTGGCGCTGCGGCTGCCGCCGAGCACGTACACGACGACGGAGACGACGGCCGCGCCGAGAAAGGCCCACCACACGAACTCGCTCAGCGAGCTCGCGCCGAGGAAGCTGATCGCGGAGACGACGGCGGCCGCGGCGCCCGCGTTGACACCGAGGATGCCGGGCTCGGCCAGCGGGTTGCGGGTCAGCGCCTGCATCACCGCCCCGGACAGTCCGAGTCCGAGCCCGACCATCAGCCCCAGGAGGGTGCGCGGGACCCGCAGGTCCCGCACGACCACGTCCGAGGTGGTCCCCGAGTAGTGGAAGAGGCCGTGCCTGACCTCTTCCAGGGGCATCTCCTTGGCTCCCACGGCGATGCTCACCACCGCGATCAGGGCGAGCACCACGAGGGCGCCGGCCAGGCCTGCGGCACGCGCGGCGTGGCGCGGGCGGGCGACGGCGTCGGGCGGGGGCGCCGCGCTCGGTCCGGATTCAGGGGGACTCTCAACCAACACGCAGGTTAGGTTAGCCTAGCCTCCACCTGGAGCGGACCCCCGGACTCCCGTCAAAGGCCCAGCCTGGCCAGCGCCTTCGCCGCATCCAGCGTGCACACCCCCTCCGCGGCGGCCGTCCAGGCCGCCGCGCACAGCGCCCGCAGGCCGTCCATCGGGTCCCGGCCCCCGCCGCTCGCCCCGCTCTCCGCACCCCCCGCACTCTCTCCGCGGTCCACGTACTCCTCGGCGTCCTCGGCGTCCTCGGCGTCCTCGCGCAGTTCGAGCACGCCGTTGTTCAACGCGACCGCCGTCCAGCCGCCGCAGCCGAACCCCTCCGCGGCCGGCACCACCTCCGGCTGCCCGGACAGCAGCCCCCGCAGGTCCCGGTCCACATAGGTCGGCCGGTGCCGGGGCTCGGCCCGCAGCAGCTGCTCCGCGTCGGTCACCCCGGTCAGCACCAGCAGCGAGTCCACCTCCCCGTTGAAGGCGCCCTCGATGTCGGTGTCCAGCCGGTCCCCGACGACCAGCGGCCGCTTCGCGCCGGTCCGCAGCACCGTCTCCCGGTGCATCGGGGGCAGCGGCTTGCCCGCCACCTGCGGATCCGCTCCCGTGGCGATCCGTACGACCTCCACCGCGGCCCCGTTGCCCGGTGCGATGCCCCGGGCCCCGGGGATCGTCAGGTCGGTGTTCGACGCGAACCACGGCACGCCCCGGTTGATCGCGTACGCGGCCTCCGCGAAGCGGCCCCACGCGAGGTCCGGCCCGCCGTAGCCCTGTACGACCGCCGCGAGCCCCTGCTCGTCGGCGGACTCGACCGGCACCAGCCCGCGTTCGCGCAGCGCGACCCGCAGCCCCTCCCCGCCGACCACCAGCACCTTCGAGCCCGGTTCCACCTGCTCCGCGATCAGCCGGGCCACCGCCTGCGCCGAGGTGATCACCTCGGCGGCCTCGGTCGGGATGCCCAGTTCGCCCAGGTGCTCGGCGACGGCCTCGGGGGTCCGCAGCGCGTTGTTCGTGACGTAGGCCAGGTGCATGCCGTCCGCGCGGGCCGCCGCGAGGGATTCCACGGCGTGGCCGATGGCCCGGCCGCCCGCGTACACCACACCGTCCAGGTCCAGGAGAGCGGTGTCGTACGCCTGGTGCAGACTCTGGTCACATGCCGCGGGACTGGTCCTGATCTGCCGGGTCATTCTGGCCGCTCCCTCTGTGATCGATCTTGTCCGATTCCCTGCTGCCCCGATCATCCCGCATGGCGAGACGCCACTTACCATGCACCAATGACCACTTCTGGCACCGCGGAGCACGGACTGCGCCTGATCCCGTTCCATGGCCTGCGCTACGTCCCCGAGCGTGTCGGCAGCCTCGCCGCCGTCACCTCGCCGCCGTACGACGTGGTCGTGCGCCCCGACGGAGTCGACCACCTCGAATCCGCCGACCCGCACAACATCGTCCGCCTCATCCTCCCCCAGGCCGGCACCCCGGACGCACGCAACGAGCAGGCCGCGCACACCCTGCGGGACTGGCTCGCCGAGGGCGTCCTGTCCGCCGACCCGGAGCCCGCGCTGTACGTGTACGAGCAGCGCAGGGCGGGCCTGCTGCAGCGCGGCGTCATCGGCGCCCTGGCCCTCTCCGCCGCCGACGCGGGCATCGTCCTCCCCCACGAGGACGTCATGCCGGACGTGGTGACCGACCGGGCCGGTCTGATGCGGGCCACTTCCGCCAACCTCGAACCGCTCCTGCTCACCTACCGCGGCGACGACCCCGCCGCGGGTGCGGCGGCCGTCGTCGAGCGGACCGCCCAGCGGACGCCCCTGCTGTCGACCACCACGGAGGACGGCTTCCAGCACCGCCTGTGGGCCATCACGGACCCGGCCGAACTCGCCACCGTCGCGGGAGACCTCAGCCACCGCCAGGCGCTCATCGCCGACGGCCACCACCGCTGGGCGACGTACCTTCGCCTCCAGGAGGAGCACGGCTCCCCCACCGCGTGGGACTTCGGCCTGGTGCTGCTCGTGGACACCGCCCGCTACCCGCTCCAGGTCCGCGCCATCCACCGCATGCTGCGCCGCCTCCCGGTCGCCGACGCGCTGGCCGCCGTCACCGGCCATTTCCGGGTCCGTCCCGTCGACGGTCCGCTCCCGCTGGCCCTGGACGCCCTCGCGGACGCGGCGGAGCGCGGCAACGCCTTCCTCCTCGCCGGTGACGGCACCTTCCACCTGGTCACCGATCCCGACCTGGCCCTCCTCGACCGCACGGTCCGCCACGACCGCCCGGAGGCCTGGCGTCGGCTGGACGCCACCGTGCTGCACGCGACGCTGCTCGACGCGCTCTGGCACGTGCCGGACGCCCCCGACCAGATCACGTACATCCACGACGCCGCCTCCACGGTGGAAATGGCCGAACGCCACGGCGGCACCGCGGTCCTGCTGCACCCCGTACGGGAGGAGGTCGTGCGCGACCTCGCCCGCCAGGGGGTGACCATGCCCCGGAAGTCCACGTCCTTCGGACCGAAACCGGCCACCGGCCTGGTCCTGCGCGGACTGTCCTGACCGGCCTCCGGACACGGAGAAGGGCGGTACCCCGACCGGGGTACCGCCCTTCTCGCTGTCACCTGGACGTGGCTCAGGCCTTGTCGCCCCGGCCCTCGGCGTCGGCCGCGGACTGCTCCAGCGGCTCGTACTCCTCGTCGTCCTCGTCGTAGTACTCGGTGACGTCGGCGGCACGCTCGGCCGCGGCGACCTCAGCCGCGTCCTCGTCGTCGGCGTCCTCGTCGTCGGCCAGGTGCGCGATGCCGTCCTGGTCCTCGTCGTCGGAGGGGTCGATCGCGGCGTCGACGAACTCGACACCGTCGAGCTCGGCGAGGCGGTCGGAGGCGTCGGTGGCCCCGTCCTTGTCCGCTTCGAGGGCCTTGCCGAACCACTCGCGGGCCTCGTCCTCGCGACCGGCCGCCAGCAGGGCGTCGGCGTAGGCGTACCGCAGGCGCGCGGTCCACGGCTGGACGGCGTTGGACGCCAGCTCGGGGCTCTGCAGGGTCACGATGGCCGCTTCCAGCTGCCCCTGGTCCCGGCGGGCGCCTGCGGCGACCAGCCGCATCTCGACCTGGCCGGCCTTGTCGAGCTTCTGCACCT
This DNA window, taken from Streptomyces sp. TN58, encodes the following:
- a CDS encoding ABC transporter ATP-binding protein, with the protein product MNLRSAQVQRLTAENVTLGYDQRVIAENLSVEIPDNSFTVIVGPNACGKSTLLRALSRMLKPSRGRVLLDGQAIGSMPAKKVAKTLGLLPQSSIAPDGITVADLVSRGRYPHQGLLRQWSPEDERIVNESMASTGVAELADRAVDELSGGQRQRVWIAMALAQQTPLLLLDEPTTYLDIQHQIDVLDLCAELHETQGRTLVAVLHDLNHAARYATHLIAMRGGEVVAEGPPREVVTAELVEKVFGLRCQVIDDPETGTPLVIPAARRSRTQAAAEAGAL
- a CDS encoding FecCD family ABC transporter permease; this translates as MTAKARPVRLPGSVSLRIERRALAVGVLLVLAAFVMAVLLIGTGDFDIAPWDVVQTLLGNGTPANDFIVNDLRLPRVLVALLVGAALGMAGAVFQSVTRNPLGSPDLLGFSYGSAVGALVVIVLMNGSATEVAVGALIGGLLAGAAVYLLAYKRGIHGYRLVLVGIGASAMLVAVIQYLLTKAQLVEASRAMVWLTGSLAGRDWAQVWPLLLTCAVLFPLVLGQSRALRMIEMGDDAAYAVGVRVERTRLLLMLAAILLTTAASAAAGPISFVALAAPQLARRLTRSPGANLLTGALMGSVVLLLSDWASQRAFGADQLPVGVVTGLVGGVYLLWLLVTERKAGRI
- a CDS encoding DUF1015 family protein; amino-acid sequence: MTTSGTAEHGLRLIPFHGLRYVPERVGSLAAVTSPPYDVVVRPDGVDHLESADPHNIVRLILPQAGTPDARNEQAAHTLRDWLAEGVLSADPEPALYVYEQRRAGLLQRGVIGALALSAADAGIVLPHEDVMPDVVTDRAGLMRATSANLEPLLLTYRGDDPAAGAAAVVERTAQRTPLLSTTTEDGFQHRLWAITDPAELATVAGDLSHRQALIADGHHRWATYLRLQEEHGSPTAWDFGLVLLVDTARYPLQVRAIHRMLRRLPVADALAAVTGHFRVRPVDGPLPLALDALADAAERGNAFLLAGDGTFHLVTDPDLALLDRTVRHDRPEAWRRLDATVLHATLLDALWHVPDAPDQITYIHDAASTVEMAERHGGTAVLLHPVREEVVRDLARQGVTMPRKSTSFGPKPATGLVLRGLS
- a CDS encoding NAD kinase, which encodes MTDFPGERTVFLLAHTGRPAAIRSAELVVKGLLRCGLGVRVFAHEAVDLPLPPEVELVTESTPGVLDGCELLVVLGGDGTLLRGAEFARASGVPMLGVNLGRVGFLAEAERDDLDKVVDRVVTRAYEVEERMTLDVIVRTNGDVVHRDWALNEAAVQKVSPERMLEVVLEIDGRPVTGFGCDGIVCATPTGSTAYAFSAGGPVVWPEVEALLMVPISAHALFAKPLVTSPNSVLAVEVQNGTPHGVLWCDGRRTLELPAGARVEVRRGAVPVRLARLHHASFTDRLVAKFALPVSGWRGAPH
- a CDS encoding TlyA family RNA methyltransferase; translated protein: MAGVARRRLDAELVRRSMARSREHAAQLIAAGRVTVGGTTATKAATQVETSAALVVLKDDADPDYVSRGGHKLAGALAAFQPQGLRVEGRRALDAGASTGGFTDVLLRAGAAHVMAVDVGYGQLAWSLQSDDRVTVKDRTNVRELTVEQIDGVPVDLVVGDLSFISIGLVLPALVRCTAPDADLVLMVKPQFEVGKDRLGGGGVVRSPELRAEAVRGVAAQAAGLGLGVLGVTASPLPGPSGNVEYFLWLRAGAPALDPADVDRAVAEGPQ
- a CDS encoding FecCD family ABC transporter permease → MLVESPPESGPSAAPPPDAVARPRHAARAAGLAGALVVLALIAVVSIAVGAKEMPLEEVRHGLFHYSGTTSDVVVRDLRVPRTLLGLMVGLGLGLSGAVMQALTRNPLAEPGILGVNAGAAAAVVSAISFLGASSLSEFVWWAFLGAAVVSVVVYVLGGSRSATPVRLALAGTAASAALVGYINAVQLMDSKALDKLRFWTVGSLASANMDTVRQVAPFLLVGAVLALALGRPLNAMAMGDDTARALGANLTRTRVGAMLAITLLCGAATAACGPIVFIGLMIPHLVRVFTGPDMRWVLAYSAVLSPVLLLGADVVGRVVTRPAELQVGIVTALIGGPVFIYLVRRKRMAQL
- a CDS encoding tetratricopeptide repeat protein, which gives rise to MRQELLSLPKGLAEEVSKNLVMVARLIDEDPEQAYAYSRIALRLASRVAAVREAAGFAAYATQKYSEALAEFRAAKRMTGSVELWPVMADCERGLGRPERALAMAGEPEVQKLDKAGQVEMRLVAAGARRDQGQLEAAIVTLQSPELASNAVQPWTARLRYAYADALLAAGREDEAREWFGKALEADKDGATDASDRLAELDGVEFVDAAIDPSDDEDQDGIAHLADDEDADDEDAAEVAAAERAADVTEYYDEDDEEYEPLEQSAADAEGRGDKA
- a CDS encoding SCP2 sterol-binding domain-containing protein, which produces MATIQECREALDRLSDNLARAEAGVRGAAAFDRSLSCHITDLDQTFTGRLDGGRIRVDAVAAGPPAQKAEIRLAMTGDDLVALVAGELKFAKAWASGRVRLEAGFRDLLRLKSLL
- a CDS encoding HAD-IIA family hydrolase, encoding MTRQIRTSPAACDQSLHQAYDTALLDLDGVVYAGGRAIGHAVESLAAARADGMHLAYVTNNALRTPEAVAEHLGELGIPTEAAEVITSAQAVARLIAEQVEPGSKVLVVGGEGLRVALRERGLVPVESADEQGLAAVVQGYGGPDLAWGRFAEAAYAINRGVPWFASNTDLTIPGARGIAPGNGAAVEVVRIATGADPQVAGKPLPPMHRETVLRTGAKRPLVVGDRLDTDIEGAFNGEVDSLLVLTGVTDAEQLLRAEPRHRPTYVDRDLRGLLSGQPEVVPAAEGFGCGGWTAVALNNGVLELREDAEDAEDAEEYVDRGESAGGAESGASGGGRDPMDGLRALCAAAWTAAAEGVCTLDAAKALARLGL